AATCAAGCTGTTCTATAGGCTGTGATATCTCATAGTCTGATAATTGAGTTTTCCATTTTGCTATAGTTTCAGAGTTTAATTCTGAAGGGTGTACTAAAGTTATTAAAGCATTTTCTTTGAGAGTATACTCTTCTTCATCAACAGTATTGAAAGTACCGTCTTCCATATACCTGAAACTTTCTATTAAATTATTATTCTCATCATAAACGCCCCATATTAGTTTTAATGCAAATAAATTCATTATAGGGTTTTCAACAAATACAGTTTTAAAATTATCATAAGTCCATTTTCTGCCGTTTAATAATACTTTCTGAAGTCTTATTTTCTGACTCTGTATTAAAGTTTTTATTTCTTTTTTAAGAGCTGTGCATTCTTTTTTAGCATTATCTGCTTCTGTTTTGTCATCTTTGCTGTTTGGAGCTGGGAGCGATTTTATTATTTTTTGTTTATCATTATCTGTTATTGTGAGTTCAAGATCATTGTTTATTGATAATGTAAATTTTCTTTTTGCCTCTCCTCCGTAGCTTAAAACTTTTTCGCCTTTTCTGTCAAATCCGAAATTAGGTATTATTCTGTCTGAAAGCTCATCTGTTGTCATATCAAGTAAGTATGCAACATTTTCCATAGTCTCTATTGCTACTTCTTTTATTTTAGCAGTAGGTGCTTTTCTTGTGAGGCTGTCTACCAATATTAATGCATAACTTTTTCCGTTTAATGCAATACATTTTACAATAAACGCACCCATAACAGTGCGGGAACCTTTAGCAAACTCTTTTATAAGAGGATAAACTTTATCTATCTTTGAATTGTCAGAATACAAAAGATAAGGTATTAAAATATTTTTCTTTGTTGCTTCGTAATTAGAATCTTTCCAATAAATATATAACATTTCCAAAGCATTGGTAAATGAATCAATATCAAGAATCTCAGTAAGCATATCGCAGTCTTTTAATCTGGCAGGCTCAATTAAGTTCATATATTCCATAATAATATATTTAAATATTCTCTCATCAGCCAATTTTCCATTATTGTATAAAACTTTTGTCAAATGAACATCATCTAAGAATTTTATATTTTTTTCATAATTTGTATTGTAATAAGTATCAATAAACTCCAAAGCCTCATCAATACTTTTGAAATTATCACCATATTTTTTAAGATTCCAATTCTTAATAATATTTTTTAATGCTCCTTTAAGTTCTGATGATCTTACCTTCTCTGACATATTTTCAACATATTCTCTTGTAATAGCTTCATTATCAGAAATAGCTTTAATACAATATCTTTTTACTTCGGCTCTCTTTGTATTTTCAAGAACTGTATAAACTAAATGATAATCATTATAATGACATTTATTATACAAAGTCTTTAATATATCTAATGCTGTATTTTTATTTGATGCTATATTATCTTTTATAAACTTATCATCACTTAATATATTTACCACTTCATCAAAATAGCTTTTAAATAATTCATCTTTTACGCTGTTTATAATAACATTATTATTTTCATCTACACATCTAAGCTCTTTATATAATGTAGGTAGACATTTTCCGCCATAGTCATAATAATAATTTGAAAAATCTCCTGCATAATCAAAATAGTATGAAAGAAGAATTTCTTTTAATGTAATATTTAATTCTTTATTATTTAATAAACTATCAATAACTTCTTTTAAAGTTTTACTTCCTATAGACGCCTGCACTTCTATATATTTTCTTATTCCAATCTGAATTGGTAAATATTTAAAAATATCAAGAGCAAACTTTTTATAGTTTTTCATTTCATCGCTGTCATAATTAAATAAAGAGTATAAATAATAAAGTTCTGTATTAAGACAATATTCAGGGAGAGTATTTCCCCATCTGTATGTACTGTATAGATTGTATGTATTTTTTTTGTCTGTATAATAATCTATAAGCGTATCAAAGAGTTTATTTTTATCTTTATCAAATATTTCTTCTATTTTTACTGTAGTAGTAAAAGTAGGTCTCTTATTATATCTATTAGATTTATCTTCTGTAAATTTATTAACTATAGTTTGAAATACAGGTATAGACTTTTTTAAATTATTTGTGTCTATATTATTATCATTATGCTCTAATAAAACACCGCTAAGTACTATAAATATTCTTTTGTTTCTATCATTTTTTAAATCATTTCCTACTAAATTATAAACTTTATAAAAATCTTCTTTATAGTTTAAATATAAATCTCTTGCCCCATAAATGAATGCATAATGAAAATAATCTTCAAAATGTTTTGCTATAAATATAAAAGAGTTTGGATAATTTATTGCTTTGAGGAATTTATCTTTGGCTTTATAAGGATTACTGTAATCTAATAATCTTAAATACTGTCCAATTTCAATATTCATATCAATAATATATTCTTCATTGTTATTTAATACTTCTACAAATTTATTTTTTATAGCTTCGTTTTTATCTAAAAGAGAAGCAATCACATTTAAAGTATCATAAAGATTTGGAAGAACATCGAATGATTTTATAGCTGCATTTATATATTTCTCATCACATTCTTTATTATTTTTTATAACAGAACATATTGCAATCAATGGTATTACAGCATCTCTTCCCATTTTATGCAGTATTTTTTTATTGTCATTGTTATTAATAATATTAATATATTTATCTGTGTATTCTTCAAACTCTTTACTGAAGTATTTATTAAAATCTTCAAAAACTGTATATATTAATT
Above is a genomic segment from Brachyspira hampsonii containing:
- a CDS encoding DUF4132 domain-containing protein: MNLEEKLELYYKGSSIEDDMEKCESTNDFSKIKRNSYDYFHYKEEFLKDYFSIEDEKLKKRYEHFMKILIYGNDKEGEGGTRYVIFDYIVNRDFEKSLRYLVYGYEKRYKEQARTLNGEKLIYTVFEDFNKYFSKEFEEYTDKYINIINNNDNKKILHKMGRDAVIPLIAICSVIKNNKECDEKYINAAIKSFDVLPNLYDTLNVIASLLDKNEAIKNKFVEVLNNNEEYIIDMNIEIGQYLRLLDYSNPYKAKDKFLKAINYPNSFIFIAKHFEDYFHYAFIYGARDLYLNYKEDFYKVYNLVGNDLKNDRNKRIFIVLSGVLLEHNDNNIDTNNLKKSIPVFQTIVNKFTEDKSNRYNKRPTFTTTVKIEEIFDKDKNKLFDTLIDYYTDKKNTYNLYSTYRWGNTLPEYCLNTELYYLYSLFNYDSDEMKNYKKFALDIFKYLPIQIGIRKYIEVQASIGSKTLKEVIDSLLNNKELNITLKEILLSYYFDYAGDFSNYYYDYGGKCLPTLYKELRCVDENNNVIINSVKDELFKSYFDEVVNILSDDKFIKDNIASNKNTALDILKTLYNKCHYNDYHLVYTVLENTKRAEVKRYCIKAISDNEAITREYVENMSEKVRSSELKGALKNIIKNWNLKKYGDNFKSIDEALEFIDTYYNTNYEKNIKFLDDVHLTKVLYNNGKLADERIFKYIIMEYMNLIEPARLKDCDMLTEILDIDSFTNALEMLYIYWKDSNYEATKKNILIPYLLYSDNSKIDKVYPLIKEFAKGSRTVMGAFIVKCIALNGKSYALILVDSLTRKAPTAKIKEVAIETMENVAYLLDMTTDELSDRIIPNFGFDRKGEKVLSYGGEAKRKFTLSINNDLELTITDNDKQKIIKSLPAPNSKDDKTEADNAKKECTALKKEIKTLIQSQKIRLQKVLLNGRKWTYDNFKTVFVENPIMNLFALKLIWGVYDENNNLIESFRYMEDGTFNTVDEEEYTLKENALITLVHPSELNSETIAKWKTQLSDYEISQPIEQLDFKYEEITEKDISEDKITSLNSKKIKAGVLMSLANKYDMARGETMDGGTFCEYILKDTYLNIAVHISFDYMYFGMDANEDIEFGDIEFCEINDGIETLINPLKVEKRFASSIYSIVKSVFGD